The Natronosporangium hydrolyticum nucleotide sequence GGCAACGAGAGCACCCGTCCGGGTGGGCACCGGTGGGCCGCTGGCGGTGCCGGCCGCGGCCACCAGCACGGCAACCGACAGGCCAGCCGTGAAGGCACGGCGAGCCGCCCCGGGCACCAGCTTCGCCACCCAGCGCTCGCCGGGCCCGTGCACAAACCAGGTCGCCGAGTTCATCCCGCCGTGGTGCGGTTCGACCCGTACCGACGACAGTCCCCAGTGGCGCGACACCGCGTCGCGTACCTCACCCTCGGTGACCACAGCGACGAGTCAACCACCCGGAGTCGGCAGGTGCGACCGGTTTAGGCATTGGTGACCGGAGCGCCGGGGCCCGATCACGTGCCTCGACAGCTGTCGGCGGAGCGTAGTACGGTGAGGCTCGCCGTTGACGGAGGCGACTAGGAACGCAGTGCGATGCTGCGGCGGTCCCGCCACTGTAATCGGGGAGCTGCCCGCCCCTGGGCCACACCGGTCGCCGGTGGGGTCCTGGCCAGACGGAGCGCAGTCACTGGCCCACCGCCGGGTGAGCCGGGAAGACTGGGTGGGTGGTGACGATCCGAGAGCCAGGAGACTAGCGCTTACGTCACGACTGAGGGGACGAGGATCCCCGTGGAGGTCGCTGTGACGCCTACGCTTCTGCCTGTCCGGGTGCGGGTCGCACTGTGCTCGGGGACCCGGTGAGTGGCCAGGCCCGACTGCTGCTGGTCCGCCACGCCCCCACCGCGGCCACCCGCGCCCACGCCTTCCCCGGTGACGAGCCGCTCGACCCGGCCGGCAGGTCGGAGGCGGCCGCGCTGCGGGGCCGGCTGCCCGCCGGGCGGGCGATCAGCTCCCCCGCGCAGCGTTGCCAGCAGACCGCGGCGCTCGCCGGCTTCGCCGACGTCGAACTCGACCCGCGCTGGTCCGAGCTCAACTTCGGCGGGTGGGCGGGGTTGCGGCTGGCCGACGCGGCGGAGCGGGACCCCGAGCAGGTGTCGGCCTGGCTCGATGACCCGGCACATCCGCCACCCGGTGGCGAGGGCGTCGAGGAGCTGTTGGCCCGGGTCCGGGCAGCGCTGGCCGAGCTGAGCGAGCCCGGCACCACCGTGGTCTTCACCAGCGGCGGACCGATCAAAGCCGCGGTGCTGGCGGTGCTGGCCGCGCCGGTGTCATCGCTGTGGCGGGTCGAGGTGGCCCCCTGCACGGTCACCATCCTGTATGGGCCTCACCCGCAGTGGCAGCTCCGCGCGGGCTTCGCCGGGGCGGTGGCGGATGCCTGAACCCCAACTTCGCGCCTGGGGCCTGCTCGCCGGCTTCGCCGCCGACCTGCTGCTCGGCGACCCCCGCCGGCTCCATCCGGTGGCAGGTTTCGGGCAACTCGCCGCAGCGCTGGAGCGGCGGATATACCGGGACCAGCGGGCCGCCGGAGTCGGGTACGTGAGCCTGCTCACCGTCGCGGCCGCCGCGGCCGGGTACGCGGGTGGGGCGCTCGCACGCCGGGGCGGACGACCGCCGGCGCTGCTGTGGCAGGCCGCGCTGACCTGGACCGCGCTCGGTGGCCGGTCCCTGACCCGGGAGGCCGGGGCGGTGGCCGCCGCCCTCGACCGGGGCGACCTGGCGACCGCACGGACCCGGCTGCGGTCGCTCTGTGCCCGCGACCCGGACCTGCTCGACGCAGCCGGGGTTGCCCGGGCGGCGGTGGAGTCGGTCGCCGAGAACACCTGCGACGCGGTGGTGGCTCCGCTGTTCTGGGGCGCTGTCGCCGGACCGGCCGGCACCGCCGGATTCCGCGCGGTCAACACAATGGACGCGATGGTCGGTTACCACACCAGCCGGTACGAACGGTTCGGCTGGGCGGCGGCCCGGCTAGACGATGCCGCCAACTGGTTGCCGGCGAGGGTGACCGCCGGGCTGGCGACGCTGCTCGCCCCGGTGGTCGGCGGTTCACCACGCCGGGCGTGGCGGGCATGGCGCCGCGACGGCCCCGGCCATCCGAGCCCGAACGCGGGCCGGGTGGAGGCCGCGTTCGCCGGCGCCCTCGGCCGGCGGCTCGGCGGGTCGGCGAACCGCTACGGCGACCACCTGGACCGGCGCCCCTCGTTGGGCGACGGCGCCGAGCCCACCGCGGCCGACATCCGTCGGACGATCCGGCTGGCCACCGCGGTCGGCGCCACCAGCGCCCTGCTGGCGGCAGCGGCCGCACAGGCAGTCACGGCATCGGCGAGGGACCTGCCGGTAAGGAGGCGGAGATGAGCGGGGCGATCCTGTTCGCCGGCACCGGCTCGGATGTCGGCAAGAGTGTGTTGGTCGCCGGGGTGTGCCGATACCTGGCCCGGCGCGGCCACGCGGTGGCGCCGTTCAAGGCCCAGAATATGGCGCTCAACGCCGCGGTCACCGTGGGTGGCGAGATCGGTCGCGCGCAGGCGGCGCAGGCCGCCGCGGCCGGGGTTACTCCCGAAGTGGCGATGAACCCGATCCTGATCAAGCCGACCGGAGAACGCCACAGCCAGGTGGTGGTGATGGGCCGACCCGCGTTCGACGCCGACGCCCGGGACTACCACGCCCGCCGGCAGGCGCTGCTGCCGACCGTTACCGGCGCGCTGGCGGACCTCCGCTCCCGGTTCGACGTGGTGGTCTGCGAAGGGGCCGGCAGCGCAGCCGAGATCAACCTGCGGCCGTACGATCTGACCAATCTGGGGCTGGCGCGCGCGGCCAACTTGCCGGTACTGCTGGTCACCGACATCGACCGGGGCGGCGCGTTCGGCGCGCTCTACGGCACGCTGGCGCTGTTGGAGCCCGCCGACCAGGCGCTGGTGGCCGGGTTCGTGATCAACCGGTTCCGGGGTGACCCGGCGGTGCTGGCCCCGGGGCTCGAGCAGCTGCGACAGCTCACCGGTCGACCCTGTCTCGGCGTACTGCCGCATGTGGATGGCGTGTCGCTGGACGCGGAGGATTCGCTGGCGCTGGAGCGACCGCTGCCCAGCACGCCGCCGCGGGGGCCGGACGGGCTGGAGGTGGTGGTGTTGCGGCTGCCGCGGATCAGCAATTTCACCGATGTGGACGCGCTCGCCGCTGAACCGGGCGTCTCCGTTCGTTTCACCACCAGCGTCTCCGATGTACGCCGGGCCGACCTGGTGGTGGTGCCCGGCAGTAAGCACACCGTCGCCGACCTGGCCTGGCTGCGGTCGACGGGGCTGGCGGCGGCGATAGCCGAACGGGTCACCGCCGGCGCGCCAGTGCTCGGCGTCTGCGGCGGCTACCAACTGCTGGGCGACGAGATCATCGACGAGGTGGAGTCCGGCGCCGGCACGGTGGCCGGGCTCGGGGTGTTGCCGGTCCGCACCGACTTCCATCCGGAGAAGACGGTCGGGCAGGTGACCGGCGTCGCGCCCGAGTTCGGTGGGGCGGCGGCCGGAGGCTACGAGATCCGCCACGGTCGGGTCTCGCGGCAGGGGGGCCGAGCCTGGCTGCGCCGCGCCGACGGCGCCGACGAGGGCTGCGCGGTAGCTGAGACCTACGGCACCAGCTGGCACGGCGTGCTGGAGTACGACTCGCTGCGCCGGGCGCTGCTCGCCCGGGTCGCTGACCGCCGTGGTCTGCGGTGGCAGCCTGGCGACGAATCCTTCGCGGCGGTGCGGCAGCGCCGCTACGACCAGCTCGGCGACCTGGTCGAGTCGCATCTGGACACTGACGCACTGTGGTCGTTGATCGCCGACGGACCACCACCAGACCTGCCCGTCGCCGCCCCCGGCGGCGCCCCACCTCCCCCGGAGCTACCTCGATGACCCCCACTCTGCCTAGCGCCGCCGCCGGCCCACGGCCCCGTGGCCACCGGATGGTGGTGGCCCGATGAGCCGGATACTGCTGCTGGGCGGGGTCCGCTCCGGCAAGAGCCGACGGGCGGGCGCGGTGGCGAGCGCGCTCGCCACCGACCGCGGCGCCCCGGTGTGTTATGTGGCCACCGGCACCCCCAGCGATCCGGAGCTGGTCGAGCGCATCGCGTCCCACCAGCGCGACCGGCCGGCACACTGGCGCACCATCGCCACCCGGGCCGTCGCCGCGACCCTCCGCGAGGTGCCGGACGAGGCGATCGTGATCATTGAAGATCTGGAGGGCTGGCTCGCCGAGCAGATGACCGCCGAGCAGCTGTGGACCGAGGCCGAGGTGGCGCCGTGGGGCGAGGACGGCGATGCCGCCCGGGCCCGGATCCGCGCCGCGGCCGCCGACTGGTGGGGGTACGCCGGGCAGCGTCGTGGGGCGACCATAATCACCGCCGGACAGCCCGGCGCCGGCGTCATCCCGGCCTCCGCCTCGGTCCGGCGCTGGGTGGACCTGCACGGTGAGCTGGTGCAGCTACTCAGCACCGAGGCCGACCGGGTGGAGCTGGTGGTCGCCGGCCGGGTGACCCGACTGCCGACCGAACCGCCGCCGCTGATCACGCAGGCGCCCGCCGACCCGGCACCGGCCGACGAGGCGGTGGACCTGCGCGACCACGGTGACCAGCAGGTACCGCCGGGCACCGTAGACTTGGCGGTCAACGTCCTACCCGGGCCGCCAGCGTGGCTGCGCGAACGAATCACCGACGAGCTGGCCGGGCTCGCCGGCTATCCGGACGAGACCGCGGCCCGGCACGCGGCAGCGCAACGGCATGGCCGCACCCCGCCCGAGTGCCTGCCGCTCAACGGCGCGGCCGAGGGGTTCTGGCTACTGGCCCAGGTGCTCCGGCCCAGGCTCGCCGCCTGCGTACACCCGTCGTTCACCGAGGGCGAGGCGGCGCTGCGGGCCGCCGGCACCACCGTCACCCGGGTCTTCCGTGAACCCGACAGCTGGCGGCTCGATCCGTCGCAGATCCCGGCCGAGGCGGACCTGGTGGTGCTCGGCCGCCCAGACAACCCCACCGGGATGGCAGACGACCGGTCGGTGATCGAAGCGCTGTGCCGGCCGGGTCGGGTGGTGGTGCTGGACGAGGCGTTCGCCGACTTCCTGCCCGACGGGGAGGGCCTCGCAGCAACGACTGACCTGCCAGGACTGGTCGTGCTCCGCAGCCTGACCAAGCTTTGGGGGATGGCCGGGCTGCGGGTCGGTTACCTGCTCGCCGAGTCGGCGCTGGTGTCGCGGCTGGCAGCGGCCCGGCAACCGTGGTCGGTGAA carries:
- a CDS encoding cobyric acid synthase, which codes for MSGAILFAGTGSDVGKSVLVAGVCRYLARRGHAVAPFKAQNMALNAAVTVGGEIGRAQAAQAAAAGVTPEVAMNPILIKPTGERHSQVVVMGRPAFDADARDYHARRQALLPTVTGALADLRSRFDVVVCEGAGSAAEINLRPYDLTNLGLARAANLPVLLVTDIDRGGAFGALYGTLALLEPADQALVAGFVINRFRGDPAVLAPGLEQLRQLTGRPCLGVLPHVDGVSLDAEDSLALERPLPSTPPRGPDGLEVVVLRLPRISNFTDVDALAAEPGVSVRFTTSVSDVRRADLVVVPGSKHTVADLAWLRSTGLAAAIAERVTAGAPVLGVCGGYQLLGDEIIDEVESGAGTVAGLGVLPVRTDFHPEKTVGQVTGVAPEFGGAAAGGYEIRHGRVSRQGGRAWLRRADGADEGCAVAETYGTSWHGVLEYDSLRRALLARVADRRGLRWQPGDESFAAVRQRRYDQLGDLVESHLDTDALWSLIADGPPPDLPVAAPGGAPPPPELPR
- a CDS encoding histidine phosphatase family protein produces the protein MLGDPVSGQARLLLVRHAPTAATRAHAFPGDEPLDPAGRSEAAALRGRLPAGRAISSPAQRCQQTAALAGFADVELDPRWSELNFGGWAGLRLADAAERDPEQVSAWLDDPAHPPPGGEGVEELLARVRAALAELSEPGTTVVFTSGGPIKAAVLAVLAAPVSSLWRVEVAPCTVTILYGPHPQWQLRAGFAGAVADA
- the cobC gene encoding Rv2231c family pyridoxal phosphate-dependent protein CobC, which codes for MSRILLLGGVRSGKSRRAGAVASALATDRGAPVCYVATGTPSDPELVERIASHQRDRPAHWRTIATRAVAATLREVPDEAIVIIEDLEGWLAEQMTAEQLWTEAEVAPWGEDGDAARARIRAAAADWWGYAGQRRGATIITAGQPGAGVIPASASVRRWVDLHGELVQLLSTEADRVELVVAGRVTRLPTEPPPLITQAPADPAPADEAVDLRDHGDQQVPPGTVDLAVNVLPGPPAWLRERITDELAGLAGYPDETAARHAAAQRHGRTPPECLPLNGAAEGFWLLAQVLRPRLAACVHPSFTEGEAALRAAGTTVTRVFREPDSWRLDPSQIPAEADLVVLGRPDNPTGMADDRSVIEALCRPGRVVVLDEAFADFLPDGEGLAATTDLPGLVVLRSLTKLWGMAGLRVGYLLAESALVSRLAAARQPWSVNSLALAALTACCQPAAEPERRDRARQVGQRREALLRELREVPGLRVWPAAANFLLLRTERRDLRERLLADGLAVRRGDTFPGLDPRYIRVAVTDEQTGHQLVRALHRHLSPAPEAS
- a CDS encoding cobalamin biosynthesis protein, producing the protein MPEPQLRAWGLLAGFAADLLLGDPRRLHPVAGFGQLAAALERRIYRDQRAAGVGYVSLLTVAAAAAGYAGGALARRGGRPPALLWQAALTWTALGGRSLTREAGAVAAALDRGDLATARTRLRSLCARDPDLLDAAGVARAAVESVAENTCDAVVAPLFWGAVAGPAGTAGFRAVNTMDAMVGYHTSRYERFGWAAARLDDAANWLPARVTAGLATLLAPVVGGSPRRAWRAWRRDGPGHPSPNAGRVEAAFAGALGRRLGGSANRYGDHLDRRPSLGDGAEPTAADIRRTIRLATAVGATSALLAAAAAQAVTASARDLPVRRRR